The following are encoded in a window of Methanococcus voltae genomic DNA:
- a CDS encoding TIGR02253 family HAD-type hydrolase has protein sequence MIKGVLFDLDDTLYNSSEFARRARKEALKAMMDAGLHTSEEEAEKVLNRIILQKGSNYSMHFNDLVKALKGYHDPKIIATGIITYHNVKFSLLRPFPDTTSSLINLKSKGLKLGILTDGVTLKQWEKLIRLSICPFFDEVITSEEFGLGKPYPEFFQHGLNKMDLKPEEVVYVGDREDRDIIPAKSLGMKTVRIFKGKYSDNKETIADYSINSLSELPIIVEKL, from the coding sequence GTGATTAAAGGCGTATTATTTGACCTTGACGATACCCTGTATAATTCTTCAGAATTTGCTCGAAGAGCACGAAAAGAAGCTTTAAAAGCAATGATGGATGCAGGATTGCACACGTCTGAAGAAGAAGCTGAAAAAGTTCTTAATCGTATAATCTTACAAAAGGGTTCTAACTATAGTATGCACTTTAATGATTTAGTAAAGGCTTTAAAGGGATATCACGACCCAAAAATTATTGCTACAGGGATTATAACCTACCATAATGTTAAATTTTCATTATTACGACCGTTTCCCGATACAACAAGTTCTTTAATTAACTTAAAAAGCAAAGGTTTGAAATTAGGGATATTAACAGATGGAGTTACCCTAAAACAATGGGAAAAATTAATAAGATTGTCAATATGTCCATTTTTTGATGAAGTAATTACTTCAGAAGAGTTTGGACTTGGGAAGCCCTATCCTGAATTTTTTCAACACGGATTAAATAAAATGGATTTAAAGCCTGAAGAAGTTGTTTATGTGGGCGATAGGGAAGATAGGGATATAATACCTGCTAAATCGTTAGGTATGAAAACGGTTAGAATATTTAAAGGAAAATACAGTGATAATAAAGAAACAATTGCAGATTATTCCATAAATAGTCTTTCGGAATTACCCATTATAGTAGAAAAATTATAA
- a CDS encoding energy-converting hydrogenase B subunit P, with product MPKMVLLPKLTMSLGGYIRETVQPYEEGEAEAFPYQNVIVGNPLDEPVKIDIPAYDNEWVERHKDLGLIIVPISTEDDFVGIFKMVQNKVKNTQ from the coding sequence ATGCCCAAAATGGTATTATTACCCAAACTAACTATGTCATTGGGTGGCTATATCAGAGAAACTGTACAGCCCTATGAAGAAGGCGAAGCTGAAGCATTCCCTTATCAAAACGTAATCGTAGGAAATCCACTGGATGAGCCTGTTAAAATTGATATACCGGCTTATGACAATGAATGGGTCGAAAGACACAAAGATTTAGGCTTAATCATAGTTCCAATTAGCACAGAGGACGATTTTGTAGGTATTTTTAAAATGGTGCAAAATAAAGTTAAAAATACCCAATAA
- a CDS encoding DUF1890 domain-containing protein, whose translation MNILILLGCPEPPLLIPSFMFLLNLLKNKGHQVYVAGNPSALKLIESADPEHHYLKGVGFQPIDNGLKEKFDVDYIFGLTHNDAGVNYIITYKMVYNKDTSALVFGTGDLESLSKILNENGVENKSMRAFHNPTPINVMLKRIFSDF comes from the coding sequence ATGAATATTTTGATATTATTGGGTTGCCCAGAACCTCCGTTATTAATTCCATCATTTATGTTTTTATTGAATTTACTCAAAAACAAAGGTCATCAAGTTTACGTAGCGGGAAACCCCTCTGCATTAAAATTAATCGAATCTGCAGACCCCGAACATCACTATTTAAAAGGAGTAGGATTCCAACCAATCGACAATGGGCTAAAAGAAAAATTCGATGTTGATTATATTTTTGGATTAACACATAACGATGCAGGCGTTAATTACATTATTACATACAAAATGGTATACAATAAAGATACTTCCGCTTTAGTATTTGGTACTGGCGATTTAGAAAGTTTATCCAAAATATTAAATGAAAATGGTGTCGAAAATAAAAGTATGCGTGCATTCCATAATCCTACGCCCATAAATGTTATGTTAAAAAGAATATTCAGTGATTTTTAA
- the purS gene encoding phosphoribosylformylglycinamidine synthase subunit PurS yields the protein MYKAEITVKLKKGVLNPEGQTILKALNFLGFNEVNDVKSFKSIELEFDAENEEKAMERLTEMCNKLLANPVIHDYEIKLEKN from the coding sequence TTGTATAAAGCTGAAATTACTGTTAAATTAAAAAAAGGTGTTTTAAACCCTGAAGGACAAACAATATTAAAAGCATTAAACTTTTTAGGATTTAATGAAGTAAATGATGTTAAATCATTCAAAAGTATTGAATTAGAGTTCGACGCAGAAAATGAAGAAAAAGCAATGGAAAGATTAACAGAAATGTGCAATAAATTATTAGCAAATCCTGTAATCCACGATTATGAAATAAAATTGGAAAAAAACTAA
- the purC gene encoding phosphoribosylaminoimidazolesuccinocarboxamide synthase → MTSYDLEQIKSKQPLYTGKAKSIYEIDNDTVLVEFRDDITAGNGAKHDVKSGKGYLNALISAELFRVLEEAGIPTHFIEYIEPTTTIAKSVKIVPIEVIVRNITAGSLCRRYPFEEGKTLKTPIVQFDYKNDDYGDPMLNYDIALALEIATLEQLNEIKEIGLKVNDVLVKYFDNIGIKLVDYKIEIGLTNDGKLVVADEISPDTMRLWDKETNDVMDKDVFRKDLGNVLEKYEVVAKRMGLLE, encoded by the coding sequence ATGACATCTTACGATTTAGAACAAATAAAGTCAAAACAACCATTATATACTGGAAAAGCTAAATCAATTTACGAAATTGACAACGATACCGTTTTAGTTGAATTTAGGGACGACATAACAGCAGGAAATGGTGCAAAACACGACGTAAAAAGTGGAAAAGGATACTTAAACGCATTGATTTCAGCAGAATTGTTTAGAGTCCTTGAAGAAGCAGGAATTCCTACACATTTCATCGAATACATCGAACCTACAACTACAATCGCTAAAAGTGTTAAAATCGTACCAATCGAAGTAATCGTTAGAAACATAACCGCAGGTAGCTTATGCAGAAGATACCCATTCGAAGAAGGAAAAACGTTAAAAACTCCTATTGTACAGTTTGACTATAAAAATGACGATTACGGCGACCCCATGTTAAACTACGACATTGCTTTAGCTCTTGAAATTGCTACACTTGAACAATTAAACGAAATTAAGGAAATCGGTTTAAAAGTAAATGACGTTTTAGTTAAATACTTTGACAATATCGGCATAAAATTAGTGGATTATAAAATTGAAATCGGTCTCACAAATGACGGTAAATTAGTTGTAGCAGATGAAATAAGCCCTGACACAATGAGATTATGGGACAAAGAAACAAATGACGTAATGGACAAAGACGTATTTAGAAAAGATTTAGGAAACGTTCTTGAAAAATATGAAGTAGTAGCTAAAAGAATGGGATTATTGGAATAA
- a CDS encoding ACT domain-containing protein produces the protein MENVVITVIGLDKPGIVAGITKIIADSNSNVIDIKQTIMEDLFTMIMMIDIESSNKQLSELKDELEKLGAEINVKITVQHENIFKYMHRI, from the coding sequence ATGGAAAACGTTGTTATAACAGTTATTGGATTAGATAAACCTGGTATTGTAGCAGGAATCACAAAAATCATTGCAGACAGCAATTCGAACGTTATTGATATAAAACAAACCATTATGGAAGATTTATTCACTATGATTATGATGATTGACATTGAAAGTTCAAACAAACAATTATCAGAACTCAAAGACGAATTAGAAAAATTAGGGGCAGAAATAAACGTTAAAATTACTGTTCAGCACGAAAACATCTTTAAATATATGCATAGAATTTAA
- a CDS encoding phenylacetate--CoA ligase family protein has translation MIWNKTIECMEREEMRELQSKRLCETVNRVYYNVPFYRNKMQELGVYPEDIESIDDIVKLPFTTKQDLRDNYPFGIFASPMEDIVRVHASSGTTGKPTVVGYTRKDITIWSEIVARTLNFAGVSKDDFIQIAYGYGLFTGGLGLHYGGERLGATVVPISGGNTEKQIQLMQDFKSSVIACTPSYALYLAESMQERGIDPKSLNLKVGIFGAEPWTEAMREKIEDSFDIKAYDIYGLSEVMGPGVACECESKAGLHINEDHFVPEIIDPNTLEQLPNGQKGELVFTTITKEGLPLLRYRTRDLTSLNYEKCECGRTLVRMNKCTGRSDDMLIIRGVNVFPSQIESALLKINEVLPHYMLEVDRVNNLDVLNVLVEVDPVFFSDKIKELEQLNKRIKKAIVDIIGINVSVKLVEPKTLGRSEGKSKRVIDKRIIQ, from the coding sequence ATGATATGGAATAAAACCATCGAATGTATGGAAAGAGAAGAAATGCGAGAACTACAAAGCAAAAGACTTTGCGAGACTGTTAACCGTGTTTATTACAATGTGCCATTTTACAGAAACAAAATGCAAGAGTTGGGTGTATACCCTGAAGACATCGAAAGTATTGATGACATAGTAAAATTACCATTCACTACAAAACAGGATTTAAGAGATAACTACCCTTTTGGAATATTTGCAAGCCCGATGGAGGATATAGTCAGAGTTCACGCATCTTCTGGTACTACGGGTAAACCTACAGTTGTAGGATATACACGTAAAGACATTACCATTTGGTCAGAAATCGTAGCAAGGACCTTGAACTTTGCAGGAGTTTCTAAAGATGATTTCATACAAATTGCATATGGTTATGGTCTTTTTACCGGAGGATTAGGTTTGCACTATGGCGGTGAGAGACTCGGTGCCACAGTTGTACCGATATCTGGAGGAAATACGGAAAAACAGATACAATTGATGCAAGACTTTAAATCAAGTGTAATTGCTTGTACTCCATCTTACGCCCTTTATTTAGCTGAATCTATGCAAGAACGTGGTATCGACCCTAAAAGTTTAAATTTAAAGGTAGGTATTTTCGGAGCTGAGCCTTGGACTGAAGCAATGCGTGAAAAAATAGAGGATAGCTTTGACATTAAAGCATACGATATATACGGATTGAGTGAAGTTATGGGTCCTGGGGTAGCTTGCGAGTGTGAATCGAAAGCTGGTTTACATATTAATGAAGACCATTTCGTACCAGAAATTATTGACCCTAATACACTTGAACAACTCCCTAATGGTCAAAAAGGTGAGTTAGTATTTACAACCATCACAAAAGAGGGTTTACCACTCTTAAGATACAGGACAAGGGATTTAACAAGTCTTAATTATGAAAAATGCGAATGTGGTAGGACACTTGTAAGAATGAACAAATGTACGGGTAGAAGCGATGATATGCTCATTATTAGAGGTGTTAATGTATTCCCATCACAAATTGAGAGTGCTTTGCTCAAAATAAACGAAGTTTTACCTCACTATATGCTTGAAGTGGATAGAGTAAATAACTTAGATGTATTGAATGTTCTTGTAGAAGTAGACCCTGTATTTTTCTCCGACAAGATTAAAGAACTTGAACAACTAAATAAAAGGATTAAAAAAGCAATTGTGGACATAATTGGAATTAACGTAAGTGTAAAATTAGTAGAACCTAAAACACTCGGTAGAAGCGAAGGAAAATCAAAAAGAGTAATTGACAAAAGAATTATTCAATAA
- a CDS encoding amino acid-binding protein, with protein MIAKQLSVFLENKSGRLYEVMEILEKENINIVALSVADTTEYGILRMVVSDPEKALKALKDNLFSVGLTDIVCICIPNVVGSFSKASRYLSEEGISIEYMYAFALNDKALAVLRTEDNEKCIEVLTNKGIEVVSSERLKKI; from the coding sequence ATGATTGCTAAACAATTGTCTGTATTTTTAGAAAATAAATCTGGTAGATTATACGAAGTAATGGAAATTCTCGAAAAAGAAAATATTAATATCGTAGCTTTGAGTGTTGCAGATACTACAGAGTATGGAATTTTGAGGATGGTAGTTTCAGACCCTGAAAAAGCTTTAAAAGCACTTAAAGATAATTTATTTTCCGTTGGCTTAACAGATATCGTATGTATTTGTATACCAAATGTAGTTGGCTCATTTTCAAAAGCTTCAAGATACCTCTCTGAAGAAGGTATTAGTATTGAATATATGTATGCTTTTGCGTTAAATGACAAAGCATTAGCAGTTTTAAGAACAGAAGACAACGAAAAATGTATTGAAGTACTTACTAACAAAGGTATTGAAGTTGTAAGTTCAGAAAGGTTAAAAAAGATTTAA
- the cobS gene encoding adenosylcobinamide-GDP ribazoletransferase gives MLQEIKALIAFMTKIPISNITCGFEDMAKYFWVMPLIGTLIGVFGALIAYGLHLIEFSAPLIASIIILCTLLYMQGFHHVDGLGDYGDAWMVMGTKRKKLDVMKDVNIGIGGIMFLLLVELTSIFAIAHIYSTVSIFEFMKYIILVETCSRLVLLACATCGIPATEGTGRYLVKKSNEMFLLIGLLTPLALGYLLGAFKIAIMLATVSAFFGMYFAWNSNKKLGCVTGDILGASVELSRALLLVLIIALAPAVKYGILNI, from the coding sequence ATGTTGCAAGAAATCAAAGCATTAATTGCATTTATGACTAAAATACCTATTTCAAATATAACTTGTGGTTTTGAAGATATGGCCAAATATTTTTGGGTTATGCCACTAATCGGGACACTGATAGGAGTTTTTGGAGCTTTAATAGCTTATGGGCTTCATCTTATTGAATTTTCAGCCCCATTAATTGCAAGTATTATAATATTATGTACACTTCTTTACATGCAAGGATTTCATCACGTTGACGGATTGGGGGATTATGGCGATGCTTGGATGGTTATGGGGACTAAAAGAAAAAAATTAGACGTAATGAAAGATGTAAATATTGGTATAGGCGGAATAATGTTCTTACTTTTAGTTGAACTAACGTCGATATTTGCAATAGCACATATTTACAGCACCGTCTCAATTTTTGAATTTATGAAATATATAATACTTGTAGAAACTTGTTCAAGACTTGTATTATTGGCGTGTGCTACTTGTGGTATTCCTGCAACCGAAGGTACTGGTCGCTATTTAGTTAAAAAATCTAATGAAATGTTCTTATTAATAGGTTTATTAACTCCTTTAGCACTTGGTTATCTATTGGGCGCATTTAAAATAGCAATTATGCTTGCCACGGTTTCAGCATTCTTTGGAATGTATTTTGCTTGGAATTCAAACAAGAAACTTGGCTGTGTCACGGGCGATATATTAGGGGCTTCTGTTGAATTAAGTAGAGCTTTACTATTAGTTTTGATTATTGCATTAGCTCCTGCTGTTAAATATGGTATTCTTAACATATAA
- a CDS encoding coenzyme F420-0:L-glutamate ligase, whose amino-acid sequence MLKNSEIIENGIIEKRKMELIGLEIPLIKGGEDLAEIIVKYSLENNDIIVIAETVVAKSENNVINKKDVVASEIAKEIAKKLDKDPEVVQIILNEANEIVKLGDKFIITETKHGFVCANSGVDESNSKDLVKPLPENPDYSAKKIRERIKELTNLDVGVIINDSMGRPFRNGSCGVAIGVSGVCALWDRKGEKDLFGRELKTTEVGIADELAAAASVVMGQCNEGIPVVIVKNAPIPLENGTGKDLIRKKEFDVFRP is encoded by the coding sequence ATGTTAAAAAATTCAGAAATAATCGAAAATGGCATAATTGAAAAAAGAAAAATGGAATTAATTGGTTTAGAAATCCCCTTAATTAAAGGAGGGGAAGATTTAGCGGAAATTATTGTTAAATACTCCCTTGAAAACAATGATATAATTGTAATCGCCGAAACAGTTGTCGCAAAGTCGGAAAACAACGTAATTAACAAAAAGGACGTTGTAGCATCAGAAATAGCAAAAGAAATTGCCAAAAAACTTGACAAAGACCCCGAAGTTGTTCAGATAATATTAAATGAAGCTAATGAAATTGTAAAACTTGGAGATAAGTTTATAATTACCGAGACTAAACACGGTTTTGTTTGTGCAAATAGTGGTGTAGATGAAAGTAATTCTAAAGACCTGGTTAAACCATTACCTGAAAATCCTGATTACAGTGCTAAAAAGATAAGGGAAAGAATTAAAGAATTAACAAATCTTGACGTTGGTGTCATTATTAATGATAGTATGGGTAGACCGTTTAGAAATGGTTCCTGCGGTGTTGCTATTGGCGTAAGTGGTGTCTGTGCATTATGGGACAGAAAAGGTGAAAAAGATTTATTTGGGCGTGAACTAAAAACTACCGAAGTGGGAATCGCTGATGAGTTAGCCGCTGCTGCTTCAGTTGTTATGGGTCAATGCAATGAGGGTATACCCGTAGTTATTGTTAAAAACGCACCTATTCCATTAGAAAATGGTACAGGAAAAGATTTAATTCGAAAAAAAGAGTTCGACGTATTTAGACCATAA
- a CDS encoding adenylyltransferase/cytidyltransferase family protein: MPKNENNPNIKNNNHQSPKKRIALTAGTFDLLHPGHFNTLNFAKKHADELVVVLARDETVKRIKGRRPVIPEEQRKIMIETLKPVDKAILGSLTDKLEPILSVKPDIIVLGPDQTTYQLEELKNQLLERGFKTEIVKVEEYVKCPFHSSYDILKEIIRRWCNKEIELK; encoded by the coding sequence ATGCCTAAAAACGAAAATAACCCCAATATAAAAAATAACAACCATCAAAGTCCTAAAAAAAGAATTGCGTTAACTGCAGGTACTTTTGATTTATTACATCCAGGACACTTTAATACGCTCAACTTTGCCAAAAAACACGCTGATGAGTTAGTAGTTGTTCTTGCTCGAGATGAAACTGTTAAACGTATTAAAGGTAGGAGACCCGTAATACCCGAAGAACAACGTAAAATAATGATAGAAACACTTAAACCAGTTGATAAAGCCATATTAGGAAGTTTAACTGATAAATTAGAACCAATACTTAGTGTAAAACCCGATATCATTGTTTTGGGGCCTGACCAAACCACTTACCAACTCGAAGAGTTAAAAAACCAACTTTTAGAAAGAGGTTTTAAAACAGAAATCGTTAAAGTTGAAGAATATGTGAAATGTCCATTCCATAGTTCATACGATATATTAAAAGAAATCATCAGAAGATGGTGCAATAAAGAAATTGAGTTAAAATAA